From a region of the Nonlabens sp. Hel1_33_55 genome:
- a CDS encoding DNA polymerase III subunit alpha produces MYLNNHTYYSMRYGTFNEQVLIDIAVENGLDTIVLTDINNTSACLNFVRLLEGKSQKPVIGIDFRNDHQPLYVGIAKNNAGFQELNDFLSQHVHNKTPLPELAPAFQNCFVVYPLEQVVEQRKTRFRESEFIGISITSLRKLPFTDYLNYKDKLVILQQVTFRNKKDFNAHRLLRSIDLNILLSQLPVDQQGNETDRMIPITELESIFSEYPFIIENTKRLLEQCSISFDYDKSQLNANQKTYHRNGTNEENSAADFELLKQLAQEAIPFRYEESTTDITERIHKEITTVARKGFVAYFLINWHICKYAREQGYFYVGRGSGANSILAYLLQITEVDPIELDLYFERFINDYRTSPPDFDLDFSWDDREDVTRFIFAEFGERANVALQGTYVTFQYRAVLRELGKVFGLPRADIDMLTSGQWNFNLLDQMHQLVIKYSKYLMNMPNYTSIHAGGILITERPIHYYSATNLPPKGYPTVQFDMHIAEDAGIHKFDILAQRGLGKIRDAIQIVKQNQPDAVLADVRRDVKKFMKDESINAMISRAKCIGCFYIESPAMRMLLSKLATNDYIGLVAASSVIRPGVAQSGMMREFILRTRYPEKRAEAHPIMQSIMPETYGIMVYQEDVIKVANHYAKLDLGEADVLRRGMSGKYRSREEFQKVEEKFYSNCLKEGHDPAESQEIWNQIKSFAGYAFAKGHSASYAVESYQSLYLKRYFPLEYMTATLNNGGGFYKPELYVHEAKMCGATIEAPCINNSDVANVIKGTSIYLGYSYINEFEKKAMTSIVEARWRDGDFLSLDDFINRVVISIDQISLLIRINAFRFTGTDRYELLWQAHFKMDKTPKKALQKQLFVPKFRQAHIPKLTTTQYELAFEQIELLGFPLCSHFDLLVEEPRNNNTCKDLARYLNRKILIYGYVVNIKTTHTAKGKRMQFGTFLDGDGHFFDTVMFPPVAAKISFRGSGIYAVYGKVVEEFDFCSIEVEDMRKADYIQDPRYAEDNPQTIQRLDKQASLRDRRMGNGNGYRRPELPHEKVNVHQPGAGRKPGKVRE; encoded by the coding sequence ATGTATTTGAACAACCACACATATTACTCTATGCGATACGGCACTTTTAATGAACAAGTGCTCATCGATATTGCTGTGGAAAATGGTCTAGACACCATCGTATTGACAGATATCAACAACACGAGCGCGTGCCTCAACTTTGTGCGCCTGCTTGAAGGAAAGTCGCAAAAGCCGGTGATAGGAATCGACTTTCGCAATGATCATCAACCTTTATATGTAGGCATTGCAAAAAACAATGCGGGTTTTCAAGAACTGAATGATTTTCTATCGCAACACGTTCATAACAAAACACCTTTACCTGAATTAGCTCCAGCATTCCAAAACTGTTTTGTCGTTTACCCATTGGAGCAGGTTGTGGAGCAGAGAAAAACTCGCTTTCGCGAAAGCGAATTCATAGGAATCTCCATCACGAGCCTACGTAAACTGCCGTTTACAGATTACCTTAATTACAAGGATAAACTAGTGATCCTACAACAGGTGACGTTCAGAAATAAAAAGGATTTTAATGCTCATAGATTGCTGCGCAGCATTGACCTCAATATTCTCCTGAGCCAGCTGCCCGTGGATCAACAGGGAAATGAAACTGACAGAATGATTCCAATTACTGAACTGGAGTCCATTTTTAGCGAGTATCCATTCATCATTGAAAACACTAAGAGATTACTGGAACAGTGCAGCATTAGCTTTGATTATGACAAATCTCAGCTTAATGCCAACCAGAAAACCTACCATCGCAATGGTACAAATGAAGAAAATTCTGCAGCAGACTTTGAACTCCTAAAGCAGCTCGCTCAAGAGGCCATTCCCTTTCGTTATGAGGAATCCACGACAGACATAACAGAACGAATCCATAAAGAGATCACAACCGTGGCGAGAAAAGGTTTTGTCGCGTATTTCCTGATCAACTGGCATATTTGTAAATATGCTCGCGAGCAAGGTTATTTCTACGTAGGTCGCGGTAGTGGTGCCAATAGTATTCTTGCTTACTTGCTTCAAATAACTGAAGTGGATCCCATTGAACTGGATCTATATTTTGAACGTTTTATCAATGATTACCGCACTAGTCCGCCAGATTTTGACCTTGATTTCTCTTGGGATGATCGCGAGGACGTAACCCGATTCATCTTTGCGGAATTTGGCGAGCGAGCCAATGTCGCCCTGCAAGGAACCTATGTGACTTTTCAATATCGTGCAGTCTTGCGAGAATTGGGTAAGGTATTCGGTTTACCACGAGCAGATATTGATATGCTTACTTCTGGTCAGTGGAATTTCAATTTGCTGGACCAGATGCATCAGCTCGTGATCAAGTATTCCAAATACTTGATGAATATGCCCAACTATACCAGCATTCACGCTGGCGGTATTTTGATCACAGAACGTCCCATTCACTACTATAGCGCCACTAACCTACCGCCCAAAGGTTATCCTACCGTACAGTTTGACATGCATATTGCAGAAGATGCCGGCATCCACAAATTTGATATTCTCGCACAGCGCGGTCTGGGAAAAATTAGGGATGCCATTCAGATCGTTAAGCAGAATCAGCCCGATGCTGTACTTGCAGATGTTCGTCGTGACGTGAAAAAATTCATGAAGGACGAGAGCATCAATGCCATGATCTCACGCGCAAAATGTATAGGTTGTTTCTACATAGAGTCGCCGGCGATGCGCATGTTGTTGAGCAAACTGGCCACCAATGATTACATAGGTCTGGTCGCGGCGAGTTCAGTGATTCGTCCTGGTGTGGCGCAAAGCGGTATGATGCGCGAGTTTATCCTGCGCACGCGATACCCAGAAAAACGTGCCGAGGCACATCCCATCATGCAAAGCATTATGCCAGAAACCTACGGGATCATGGTATATCAGGAAGATGTCATAAAGGTGGCAAACCATTATGCAAAACTCGATCTGGGCGAGGCAGATGTCCTGCGTCGCGGCATGAGCGGTAAGTATAGATCACGTGAGGAGTTCCAAAAAGTGGAAGAAAAATTCTATAGTAACTGTCTCAAAGAAGGTCATGATCCTGCGGAATCTCAGGAAATTTGGAACCAGATCAAGAGTTTTGCGGGTTACGCTTTCGCGAAAGGTCACTCTGCATCATACGCCGTGGAAAGTTACCAGAGTCTGTACTTGAAAAGATATTTCCCGCTGGAATACATGACGGCAACCCTCAATAATGGTGGTGGTTTCTACAAGCCAGAACTTTATGTGCATGAAGCCAAAATGTGCGGTGCAACCATTGAAGCACCATGTATCAACAATAGTGATGTAGCAAATGTTATTAAAGGCACGTCCATTTATTTAGGGTACAGCTATATCAATGAATTTGAAAAAAAAGCGATGACCTCTATCGTTGAAGCACGATGGCGTGATGGTGATTTTCTATCACTGGACGATTTTATCAATAGAGTGGTGATAAGCATTGACCAAATCAGTTTATTGATACGTATCAATGCGTTTCGATTTACGGGAACCGATAGGTATGAACTATTGTGGCAAGCCCATTTCAAGATGGATAAGACTCCTAAAAAAGCGCTGCAAAAACAATTATTCGTTCCCAAATTTAGGCAGGCACATATACCTAAACTAACTACCACGCAATATGAGTTAGCCTTTGAACAAATTGAGCTTTTGGGCTTTCCATTGTGTTCGCATTTTGACTTGCTGGTTGAAGAGCCACGCAACAATAATACTTGCAAAGATTTGGCGAGATACCTCAACAGGAAAATTTTGATTTATGGATATGTGGTGAATATCAAAACCACACATACAGCAAAGGGCAAGCGCATGCAGTTCGGGACGTTTTTAGATGGTGACGGTCATTTTTTTGATACCGTGATGTTTCCACCTGTGGCTGCAAAAATCAGCTTTCGCGGCAGCGGTATTTATGCCGTTTATGGTAAGGTGGTGGAAGAATTTGATTTCTGCTCCATTGAGGTTGAGGATATGAGAAAAGCAGATTACATACAAGACCCGCGATATGCAGAGGATAATCCGCAGACGATACAGCGACTGGATAAACAAGCGAGCCTGCGCGATCGCCGTATGGGAAATGGCAATGGTTACAGACGACCTGAACTACCCCATGAAAAAGTAAATGTTCACCAACCTGGCGCTGGGCGCAAACCTGGAAAGGTTAGGGAATGA
- a CDS encoding putative DNA modification/repair radical SAM protein: protein MNYERIKEKLEILADAAKYDVSCSSSGSKRQNKNKGLGDSSGMGICHSYTEDGRCVSLLKILLTNVCIFDCAYCVTRKSNDIKRAAFSVQEVVDLTINFYRRNYIEGLFLSSGIFKSPDATMERLIRVAKKLRLEENFNGYIHLKSIPGASDELMQEAGLYADRLSVNIEIPTKAGLKLLAPDKDHKDFIQPMKAVQKSIQIYQSEKKLIRNTPVYAPAGQSTQMIVGATGESDRDVMYSANYFYSKFQMKRVYYSGYVPVANDSRLPAIGTQVPMMRENRLYQTDWLLRFYGFDVREILNDQHQNLDMDIDPKLSWALRNLDQFPIDINKAEKRMLARIPGVGMKSVGKILSARRYRKLNWEHLKAIGISMNRSKYFITCNSREFERRDLTGIQIKNQILLSGSSKYSKNFTNQLSLFS, encoded by the coding sequence ATGAACTACGAAAGAATAAAAGAAAAACTGGAAATACTGGCAGATGCTGCGAAGTATGACGTGAGCTGCAGCAGTAGCGGTAGCAAACGACAGAACAAAAACAAAGGCTTGGGAGATTCCAGCGGTATGGGAATTTGTCATAGCTATACTGAAGATGGTCGTTGTGTTTCATTACTCAAGATTCTACTTACCAATGTGTGCATTTTTGATTGCGCCTATTGCGTGACGCGCAAATCCAATGATATTAAACGAGCTGCTTTTAGCGTACAGGAAGTAGTAGATTTAACGATCAACTTTTACCGTCGCAATTATATTGAAGGTCTGTTCTTGAGTTCGGGAATTTTCAAAAGTCCAGACGCTACCATGGAGCGATTGATACGAGTTGCCAAAAAACTACGCCTGGAAGAAAACTTCAACGGTTACATCCATCTTAAATCCATTCCCGGCGCAAGCGATGAGCTCATGCAGGAAGCTGGTCTATATGCAGATCGGTTATCCGTCAACATTGAGATTCCAACCAAAGCTGGATTGAAGCTACTTGCTCCCGACAAGGATCACAAAGACTTTATCCAACCTATGAAAGCCGTTCAGAAATCGATACAGATCTATCAATCTGAAAAAAAACTCATTAGAAACACACCGGTTTATGCACCAGCTGGCCAAAGCACCCAGATGATCGTGGGTGCAACGGGCGAGAGCGATCGTGATGTGATGTACAGTGCCAACTATTTCTACAGCAAGTTCCAGATGAAGCGTGTTTATTATTCGGGTTATGTTCCTGTGGCAAACGACTCGCGATTGCCAGCGATAGGAACACAAGTTCCCATGATGCGCGAGAACCGACTCTATCAAACCGACTGGCTCTTGCGTTTCTATGGGTTTGATGTGCGTGAAATTCTCAACGACCAGCATCAGAACCTGGATATGGATATCGACCCAAAACTCTCTTGGGCGCTGCGCAATCTAGATCAGTTCCCTATAGACATCAATAAGGCCGAAAAGCGTATGCTGGCTCGAATACCTGGTGTTGGAATGAAATCCGTAGGCAAAATATTAAGTGCGCGCCGCTACAGGAAATTGAACTGGGAACATTTAAAAGCCATAGGAATCTCCATGAACCGTAGTAAGTACTTCATCACTTGTAACTCGAGGGAATTTGAGAGAAGAGACCTTACTGGCATTCAGATCAAAAACCAAATCCTACTATCTGGCAGCAGCAAATACAGCAAGAATTTCACCAACCAACTAAGCCTATTTTCATGA
- a CDS encoding TIGR03915 family putative DNA repair protein, with protein sequence MNNVLTYDGSFNGFLTTVFTIYAHKIKNPIIQPESQAQNQLFGEAHTIVTDHDKAERVLKKIQELTNKNDFYDLYRAFLSEIIGIENTLFEYCRTSFENNKSPSGDYGNSTVLKISQAAKMVGREKHRMEAFIRFHLIDGDVYYANCEPDFNVLPLISNHFKNRYADQKWIIYDLKRDFGISYDLEKVEEITIQFDDPIAKKGVTNKLAGNESHFRESENNYRDLWNQYFKSVNIESRKNMKLHLQHVPKRYWKYLSEKID encoded by the coding sequence ATGAACAATGTCTTGACATATGATGGCTCCTTCAATGGGTTTTTGACGACGGTCTTTACCATTTATGCGCACAAGATCAAAAACCCCATCATACAGCCAGAATCGCAGGCGCAGAATCAGTTGTTTGGCGAGGCGCATACCATAGTAACTGATCACGATAAAGCCGAGCGTGTCCTGAAAAAGATTCAAGAACTTACCAATAAGAACGATTTCTATGACCTGTATCGCGCTTTCTTAAGTGAGATCATCGGGATCGAGAATACGCTTTTTGAATATTGCAGGACATCCTTTGAGAACAATAAATCACCATCTGGAGATTATGGGAACTCCACCGTTTTGAAAATTTCGCAAGCGGCAAAAATGGTAGGTCGAGAAAAGCACCGTATGGAAGCTTTCATAAGATTTCACCTTATCGATGGTGATGTTTACTATGCTAATTGTGAACCAGATTTCAATGTGCTGCCGCTTATCAGCAATCATTTCAAGAACCGTTATGCAGACCAGAAATGGATTATTTATGACTTAAAAAGAGATTTTGGGATATCCTATGACTTGGAAAAAGTAGAGGAAATCACCATCCAATTTGATGATCCCATTGCAAAAAAGGGCGTGACTAATAAGTTAGCTGGAAATGAATCCCACTTTCGCGAAAGCGAGAACAACTACCGTGATCTATGGAATCAATATTTTAAGAGTGTCAACATTGAGTCGCGCAAGAATATGAAATTGCACTTACAACACGTCCCAAAACGCTACTGGAAATATTTAAGTGAGAAGATCGATTGA
- a CDS encoding LacI family DNA-binding transcriptional regulator, whose translation MKPTTLKEIAEILGISITTVSKALKDYPDVSKKTKAMVKELAVTMNYRPNSFAVNLRTKESKTIGLIIPEIVHHFFSSVIKGIVSQAEKKGYLVIILQSDESYKLEKKQMELLLNKNVDGLLISLANATADFDHLTDFMEQGKPLVLFDKVAKIVNCSKIIIDDRKAAETATQHLIDTGCKRIAHFRGPLLPQNSIDRFLGYRQALRNNDMPYDPSLVYICSDMSFEEGGDYAEQLVIEHPDVDGVFINTDMVAIGAITRLREIGIKVPEQISIVGFSNWFMSSAISPSLTTIDQPGFEMGKEAFKRLHKEMQAMKSKTQLTPKIKVLETALIKRESTRSI comes from the coding sequence ATGAAACCAACTACCTTAAAAGAAATAGCCGAAATCCTCGGAATTTCCATCACCACCGTTTCTAAAGCCCTGAAAGATTATCCAGATGTAAGCAAAAAAACAAAGGCGATGGTCAAAGAGCTTGCGGTGACCATGAACTATAGGCCCAACTCTTTTGCGGTAAACCTACGGACTAAGGAATCCAAAACCATAGGTCTGATTATCCCAGAGATCGTTCACCACTTTTTTTCCAGCGTTATTAAAGGAATTGTAAGTCAAGCAGAAAAAAAAGGATACCTAGTCATCATACTTCAAAGCGATGAGTCCTATAAACTTGAGAAAAAGCAAATGGAGTTACTGCTTAATAAGAACGTTGACGGTTTATTAATTTCACTGGCAAATGCCACCGCAGACTTTGATCATTTGACAGATTTTATGGAGCAGGGCAAGCCATTGGTTCTATTTGACAAGGTTGCCAAAATTGTCAATTGCTCAAAAATTATTATTGATGACCGCAAGGCGGCAGAAACTGCAACGCAGCATTTGATCGATACTGGATGTAAACGTATCGCACATTTCAGAGGTCCTTTACTACCTCAAAATTCTATTGATAGATTTCTAGGGTATAGACAGGCATTGCGTAACAATGATATGCCCTATGACCCATCACTTGTTTATATATGCAGCGATATGAGCTTTGAAGAAGGTGGTGATTATGCAGAGCAGCTCGTAATAGAACATCCAGATGTCGATGGTGTTTTTATAAATACAGATATGGTGGCCATAGGTGCAATTACTAGACTTCGGGAAATTGGGATCAAGGTTCCAGAGCAAATATCCATAGTTGGCTTTAGTAACTGGTTCATGTCCTCTGCAATTTCTCCTTCATTGACCACTATTGACCAGCCAGGTTTTGAAATGGGTAAAGAAGCCTTCAAACGTTTACATAAGGAGATGCAAGCCATGAAGTCTAAAACACAACTAACCCCTAAAATAAAGGTGTTGGAAACTGCGCTTATTAAAAGAGAATCTACAAGGTCGATATAG
- a CDS encoding TonB-dependent receptor: MKTKNSLQKIASIMACFVCLVGFSQSDITGTITDASGTPLLNVNVILQNTTKGAITDFDGNYTISNVEDGDYIVVASSIGYTKVEKALNVFGEDRVLNFELAEDAASLDAIVVTGVANPKSKLESSVSITTLTPTVIEQSAPRTTAEIFRTIPGIRAESSGGEGNSNIAVRGVPVSSGGSKYVQIQEDGLPVLLFGDMSFATADIFTRYDSNIGRIEAIRGGSASTLSSNSPGAIINLISKTGRVEGGSLATMFGADYNSFRTDFEYGAPIADGLYFHMGGFYRVGEGIRDAGYTANNGGQFKFNITKEFEKGYVRLYAKYLNDKAIAYLPNPIAVSGTNDDPDFEDIRGFDANGQTLHTPFLRQNVGLGDAGELRRSDVANGMNPISTSVGVEASFDLVDGWRFNNRGRFSFNKGGFNSPFPASVLTASDFLAGEFATSRDYANLTFANDGSAVPGNTIVAPTVLFDTQLNNFNNFMNDARLSKSFDNIDITLGYFKSYQNVSMSWLWNSYLLEASGDRARLINATASNGDARSENGLIGYGATLFGNCCQRNYDTDYNVSAPYVDVSIEASENLNFNASARFDKGRVDGTFAGPVQTAFDVNNDGEISFIEQSVSAVDVANPTTVDYDYDYFSYSLGANLKLSESQAVFGRYSRGASAKADRILFAGLNYLDGDAINALDFINQAEVGYKQGFENGALYATAFYAKTTEEGGFEATSQQIIENDYKSIGLELEGTYRFDNLNLRGGITYTNAEVDSGDNAGNTPRRQPDFIYNFLPSYSFGADSQNNVGLSFIGQSKAFAQDNNALVLPAFLIVSGNVNFQIATNLTANLSANNIFDTLGITESEEGSITEGQTNFIRVRPVPGRSVSLGLGYRF; this comes from the coding sequence ATGAAAACAAAAAATTCACTACAAAAGATTGCCTCAATAATGGCTTGCTTTGTTTGCCTAGTAGGTTTCTCGCAATCAGATATCACTGGTACTATTACAGATGCCAGTGGTACGCCTTTACTTAATGTAAATGTGATCCTACAAAACACTACAAAAGGCGCCATCACAGATTTTGATGGTAACTACACCATTTCCAATGTTGAAGATGGAGATTATATAGTGGTAGCAAGTTCTATAGGATATACCAAGGTCGAAAAGGCACTCAATGTTTTTGGCGAGGATCGTGTCCTAAACTTTGAACTTGCAGAGGATGCAGCTTCACTAGATGCGATTGTGGTTACTGGTGTAGCAAACCCAAAGTCTAAACTAGAGTCATCTGTATCGATTACTACCCTAACACCTACAGTGATTGAGCAATCTGCACCTAGAACTACCGCAGAAATTTTCAGAACCATTCCTGGAATACGTGCAGAATCCTCTGGTGGAGAAGGTAATTCAAATATTGCCGTACGTGGTGTACCAGTTTCCTCTGGTGGATCTAAATATGTGCAAATCCAAGAAGATGGATTGCCTGTATTGCTGTTTGGTGACATGTCCTTTGCCACTGCAGATATTTTCACGAGATATGATTCCAACATAGGCAGAATTGAAGCCATACGCGGTGGATCTGCATCTACTCTTTCTTCAAATTCTCCTGGTGCAATCATCAACTTGATTAGCAAAACGGGCCGTGTGGAAGGTGGATCGCTTGCCACCATGTTTGGTGCAGACTATAATAGCTTCAGAACTGATTTTGAATATGGAGCTCCTATTGCTGATGGTCTATATTTTCACATGGGTGGTTTCTATCGTGTAGGAGAAGGTATCAGAGATGCAGGTTATACTGCCAACAACGGTGGGCAATTTAAATTCAACATTACTAAAGAATTTGAAAAAGGATATGTAAGACTTTACGCAAAGTATCTTAACGACAAGGCTATCGCATATTTACCTAATCCAATCGCGGTTTCTGGAACAAATGATGATCCTGATTTTGAAGACATCAGAGGATTTGATGCAAACGGTCAAACACTTCACACTCCATTCTTACGTCAGAATGTAGGATTAGGAGATGCTGGTGAATTGAGAAGATCAGATGTTGCAAATGGTATGAACCCTATATCCACATCTGTAGGTGTTGAAGCTTCATTTGATTTAGTAGATGGCTGGAGATTTAACAACCGTGGAAGATTTTCTTTCAATAAAGGTGGGTTCAACTCTCCATTCCCTGCTAGTGTGTTAACTGCTAGTGATTTTTTAGCAGGTGAATTTGCTACCTCACGTGACTATGCAAACCTTACGTTTGCTAACGATGGTAGCGCAGTTCCTGGTAACACGATAGTAGCTCCTACTGTTTTATTTGACACACAGTTAAATAACTTCAACAATTTCATGAATGACGCACGCCTTTCAAAGTCTTTTGACAATATTGATATCACTTTAGGTTATTTCAAATCGTACCAAAACGTAAGTATGTCCTGGTTATGGAACTCTTACCTGCTAGAAGCATCTGGTGACCGCGCTAGACTTATCAACGCTACAGCCTCTAATGGTGATGCACGTAGTGAGAATGGGCTTATAGGATATGGCGCAACACTTTTCGGTAACTGTTGCCAGCGTAATTATGATACTGACTATAATGTGAGCGCTCCATATGTAGATGTTTCTATTGAGGCAAGTGAAAACCTTAACTTCAATGCAAGTGCCCGTTTTGACAAAGGCCGTGTTGATGGAACTTTTGCTGGACCGGTACAGACTGCTTTTGATGTAAACAATGACGGTGAGATCTCTTTTATTGAGCAGTCAGTTTCTGCTGTTGATGTGGCAAATCCTACCACGGTAGATTACGATTATGACTACTTCTCATATTCCTTAGGTGCTAATTTAAAGTTATCAGAGTCTCAAGCAGTGTTTGGAAGATATTCTAGAGGCGCTTCCGCGAAAGCTGACAGAATACTCTTTGCAGGACTTAACTACCTTGACGGTGATGCCATCAATGCTCTTGACTTTATCAATCAAGCCGAAGTAGGATACAAGCAAGGATTTGAAAATGGAGCTTTATATGCTACCGCATTCTATGCAAAAACAACCGAAGAAGGTGGTTTTGAGGCAACTTCACAGCAAATAATCGAAAATGATTATAAGTCCATAGGTCTAGAACTGGAAGGAACCTACAGATTTGATAACCTTAACCTACGTGGTGGTATTACCTATACAAATGCTGAGGTTGACTCAGGAGACAATGCGGGTAACACGCCTAGAAGACAACCAGACTTTATCTATAACTTCTTGCCATCGTACAGTTTTGGAGCTGACTCACAGAACAACGTAGGTCTAAGTTTTATAGGACAAAGCAAGGCTTTTGCTCAAGATAACAATGCATTGGTACTACCTGCTTTCTTAATCGTAAGTGGTAATGTAAACTTCCAGATTGCAACGAACTTGACGGCTAATCTATCTGCAAACAACATCTTTGATACACTAGGTATCACAGAATCTGAAGAAGGTTCCATTACTGAAGGTCAGACCAACTTTATTAGAGTACGTCCAGTCCCAGGAAGATCAGTATCCTTAGGATTGGGATATAGATTCTAA